The Polyangiaceae bacterium genome includes a region encoding these proteins:
- a CDS encoding lysophospholipid acyltransferase family protein has protein sequence MPGLARLIGALVAFLVGDLLRVRRRHVVESMRRAGVVEPERRASAMYRSLASALVELLLARFLERRVRFEPRALALIEARGAVVATAHTGSFDLVACAAARRVPLTVVTKRLSIGFLDRVWQGWRARRGVRLAQAGDAAASARCALARGEAVAMLIDQAPERSRGTLVTPFLGAPARVDLAPALLAARAGVPLVVVFGRRTSEGEHVVELAGALVPPPRAGRAWAEQAMRQATDWLDAFVRAHPEQWLWMHRRWKDAPSAALSTMPEIRARSAVRT, from the coding sequence ATGCCCGGGCTCGCACGCCTGATCGGCGCGCTCGTCGCGTTCCTGGTCGGAGATCTGCTTCGGGTGCGCCGCCGCCACGTCGTCGAGTCGATGCGGCGCGCGGGCGTGGTCGAGCCGGAGCGGCGAGCGAGCGCCATGTACCGCTCGCTCGCCAGTGCGCTGGTGGAGCTCCTCTTGGCGCGCTTCCTGGAGCGCCGCGTGCGCTTCGAGCCGCGGGCGCTCGCGCTGATCGAGGCGCGCGGCGCCGTGGTCGCGACGGCGCACACCGGGAGCTTCGACCTGGTCGCGTGCGCGGCCGCGCGGCGCGTGCCGCTCACCGTGGTGACCAAGCGGCTCTCCATCGGCTTCCTGGATCGCGTCTGGCAGGGCTGGCGCGCGCGGCGCGGTGTGCGTCTGGCGCAGGCCGGCGACGCGGCGGCGAGCGCCCGGTGCGCGCTCGCCCGGGGTGAGGCCGTCGCGATGCTGATCGATCAAGCGCCGGAGCGCAGCCGCGGCACGCTGGTCACGCCGTTCTTGGGCGCGCCCGCGCGGGTGGATCTGGCGCCGGCGCTGCTCGCGGCCCGAGCCGGCGTGCCGCTCGTGGTGGTGTTCGGGCGGCGCACCTCCGAGGGCGAGCACGTGGTGGAGCTCGCGGGCGCCCTCGTGCCGCCGCCGCGCGCGGGGCGCGCCTGGGCCGAGCAGGCCATGCGCCAGGCCACGGACTGGCTCGACGCCTTCGTGCGCGCGCACCCGGAGCAGTGGCTGTGGATGCACCGGCGCTGGAAGGACGCGCCGAGCGCGGCGCTGTCGACCATGCCCGAGATCCGGGCTAGAAGCGCGGTGCGAACCTGA